The segment ATCGCGTTCCGGGACTTCAAGGCCGATGGCGCGGCCGCGCTGCAGGAGTCGTCGTTCTACTCGCTCCCCGAGGAACAGACCGGCTTCGCCGAGTTCGTGCGGGGGCTGGTCCCCGAGGGCGGCGGCGACGCCCCCGAGTCCGGGCTGGAGGCGGTGGCCCTGGCCATCAACTCCCCGTGGACGAGCAGTGGGGATCGCCGCCGGCAGGTGATCGTGGTCTGGACCGACTCGCCGGCCCAGCCGCTGACCGGCGAGCCTGCTCCGGCACCCTATGGCGACAAGATCCCCAGGGACTTCAGCGCCCTCACCGATCTGTGGGAGAACGAGCAAGGCGTGATGGGGGCGAACGCCAAGCGGCTGATCGTGTTCGCTCCGGACGGCCCGGGCTGGACCGACATCTCCGGGGTCTGGGAGAACGTCGTTCATCACCCCTCCAAGGCTGGCGACGGCCTGTCGGAGGTCGACTACGGCACCATCATCGACTCGATCGCCAACTCGGTGTGAGCGTCGACTCATCCGCAGCGACGCCGCCGGCTGCCTCCGCCATGCCCAGCGTCTCGTACAAGTTCTGCACCGCCAAGGTCGCCGGCGAGGGTGAGGACGCCGACCCGATCCTGCGGGTCGGTCCCGACCTCGGCCTCCTGGGCGTCTTCGACGGGATGGGCGGGGCCGGGGGCCGGGTGTACGACACCCCTGATGGCCGGCACACTGGCGCCTACATCGCCTCCCGGTTCGCCCGTAACGTGGTCGAGCGGTTGATGCTGGAGCTGATCAAGCCCGAGTGGAACCTGGACGGCACGGCCACCGCCGCCGAGCTGCAGCGGGTACTGGCGTCCTCGCTGGCGGCCCGACTGGCCGAGCTGAAGGCACCGGAGACTGCCCTGCGGTCCAAGCTGGTCAAGGCGCTGCCGACCACGATGACCCTGGCCGTCCTGCAGCGCACCGACCCGGTCGCGGGCGGCTTCGCCTGCCATCTGTTCTGGGCTGGTGACTCCCGCGCCTACGTGGTCCAGCCGGAGGCGGGGCTGCGCCAGCTCACAACCGATGACCTACGTTCGGGCGGGGACGCGATGCGGAACCTGACCGACGACTCGGTGATGGACAACTGCATCTCGGCCGACACCGAGTTCCACATCAACCACCGCCAGGTCGAGCTCCAGACGCCGTTCCTGCTGCTGTGCGCCACTGACGGGTGCTTCGCCTATGTGCGCTCGCCGATGCACTTCGAACATCTGCTGCTGTCCACCC is part of the Actinomycetota bacterium genome and harbors:
- a CDS encoding vWA domain-containing protein, which gives rise to MTEHETSTPAEEVAADQAPMATKGLKYAVDIVFCIDVTGSMSPILDRVKDNALRFYDDVQKNLTDKGKNVDELRVRVIAFRDFKADGAAALQESSFYSLPEEQTGFAEFVRGLVPEGGGDAPESGLEAVALAINSPWTSSGDRRRQVIVVWTDSPAQPLTGEPAPAPYGDKIPRDFSALTDLWENEQGVMGANAKRLIVFAPDGPGWTDISGVWENVVHHPSKAGDGLSEVDYGTIIDSIANSV
- a CDS encoding protein phosphatase 2C domain-containing protein, with amino-acid sequence MPSVSYKFCTAKVAGEGEDADPILRVGPDLGLLGVFDGMGGAGGRVYDTPDGRHTGAYIASRFARNVVERLMLELIKPEWNLDGTATAAELQRVLASSLAARLAELKAPETALRSKLVKALPTTMTLAVLQRTDPVAGGFACHLFWAGDSRAYVVQPEAGLRQLTTDDLRSGGDAMRNLTDDSVMDNCISADTEFHINHRQVELQTPFLLLCATDGCFAYVRSPMHFEHLLLSTLEDARDAEAWRRALEAKVTAITGDDAALALLGLGADLGGFKKLFKNRAAELQRRYIDPLEEVDGQVHRAEQELADLKTRRTDIAGELWGAYRHDYERYLAAPEPAGEEVS